One segment of Triticum aestivum cultivar Chinese Spring chromosome 2A, IWGSC CS RefSeq v2.1, whole genome shotgun sequence DNA contains the following:
- the LOC123188130 gene encoding chitin-inducible gibberellin-responsive protein 2: MADTPTSRMIHPFSNMQRQNPKQFQFQYSDNPQHPCRPYQPSPDTHVVPQHLYSLKSSSDASYENQVAQMKHTLDSSAAAGCMRHDSPSSHSFTPPSIRSGSGSPSSHDDSRSDSTNGSPVSASCVTVTTEDPNDLKQKLKDLEAEMLGPDAEIVNSLESSVAKQLSLEPEKWAQRMDFPRGDLKELLLACARAVEEKNMYAVDVMVPELRKMVSVSGTPLERLGAYMVEGLVARLASSGHSIYKALRCKEPKSSDLLSYMHFLYEACPYFKFGYMSANGAIAEAVKGEDRIHIIDFHIAQGAQWISLLQALAARPGGPPTVRITGIDDTVSAYARGGGLDLVGRRLSHIAGLCKVPFEFHSVAMAGEEVEEAHLGFVPGEALAVNFTLELHHIPDETVSTANHRDRILRLVKGLRPRVLTLVEQESNTNTAPFPQRFAETLDYYAAIFESIDLTLPRDDRERVNMEQHCLAREVVNLIACEGAERVERHEVFGKWKARLTMAGFRPSPLSALVNATISTLLQSYSENYKLAERDGALYLGWKSKPLVVSSAWH; encoded by the coding sequence ATGGCCGATACTCCAACCTCCCGGATGATCCACCCCTTCAGCAACATGCAGAGGCAGAACCCGAAGCAGTTCCAGTTCCAGTACTCGGACAACCCACAGCATCCCTGCCGCCCTTACCAGCCATCTCCAGACACCCATGTCGTGCCACAGCACCTCTACAGCCTCAAGTCGTCATCAGACGCTAGCTATGAGAACCAGGTCGCTCAGATGAAGCACACTCTGGACTCCTCGGCGGCAGCCGGCTGCATGAGGCACGACTCGCCGTCCAGCCATAGCTTCACTCCTCCGTCCATCAGGAGCGGCAGCGGCAGCCCGTCGTCCCACGACGACAGCCGCTCCGACTCCACCAACGGGTCTCCGGTGAGTGCTTCATGCGTCACTGTGACGACCGAGGATCCCAACGATCTGAAGCAGAAGCTCAAGGACCTTGAGGCTGAAATGCTCGGGCCGGACGCCGAGATAGTGAACAGCCTCGAGAGCTCCGTCGCGAAGCAGCTGTCGCTGGAGCCGGAGAAGTGGGCGCAGAGGATGGACTTCCCCAGGGGCGACCTGAAGGAGCTGCTGCTCGCCTGCGCCAGAGCTGTGGAGGAGAAGAACATGTACGCGGTGGATGTGATGGTGCCGGAGCTGAGGAAGATGGTCTCGGTCTCCGGCACACCGCTGGAGAGGCTGGGAGCCTACATGGTGGAAGGGCTGGTGGCCAGGCTCGCCTCCTCCGGCCACTCCATCTACAAGGCCCTGAGGTGCAAGGAGCCCAAGAGCTCCGACCTGCTCTCCTACATGCATTTCCTCTACGAGGCCTGCCCCTACTTCAAGTTCGGCTACATGTCGGCCAACGGCGCCATCGCGGAGGCCGTCAAGGGGGAGGACCGGATCCACATTATCGACTTCCACATCGCCCAGGGAGCGCAGTGGATCTCCCTCCTCCAGGCCCTCGCGGCCAGGCCCGGCGGGCCGCCGACGGTGAGGATCACCGGCATCGACGACACGGTGTCGGCCTACGCGCGGGGCGGCGGGCTGGACCTTGTCGGGAGGAGGCTGTCGCACATCGCCGGGCTCTGCAAGGTCCCCTTCGAGTTCCACTCGGTGGCCATGGCCggcgaggaggtggaggaggcgcaccTCGGGTTCGTCCCCGGGGAGGCGCTGGCGGTGAACTTCACGCTGGAGCTGCACCACATCCCGGACGAGACGGTGAGCACGGCGAACCACCGGGACCGGATCCTGCGGCTGGTGAAGGGGCTGCGGCCCAGGGTGCTGACGCTGGTGGAGCAGGAGTCCAACACCAACACGGCGCCGTTCCCGCAGCGGTTCGCGGAGACGCTCGACTACTACGCGGCCATCTTCGAGTCCATCGACCTGACGCTGCCGAGGGACGACAGGGAGCGGGTGAACATGGAGCAGCACTGCCTGGCGCGGGAGGTGGTGAACCTGATCGCGTGCGAGGGCGCGGAGCGGGTGGAGCGGCACGAGGTGTTCGGCAAGTGGAAGGCGCGCCTCACCATGGCCGGCTTCAGGCCGTCGCCGCTCAGCGCGCTGGTGAACGCCACCATCAGCACGCTGCTGCAGAGCTACTCGGAGAACTACAAGCTCGCCGAGAGGGACGGCGCGCTCTACCTCGGCTGGAAGAGCAAGCCCCTCGTCGTCTCCTCCGCATGGCACTAG
- the LOC123188129 gene encoding WRKY transcription factor SUSIBA2, with product MADSPNPSSGDLPSPAGSSPDKPYPADRRVAALAGAGARYKAMSPARLPISREPCLTIPAGFSPSALLDSPVLLTNFKVEPSPTTGSLSMAAIMHKSAHPDMPSPRDKSIRAHEDGGSRDFEFKPHLNSSSQSVAPAMSDLKKHEHSMQNQSMNPSSSSSNMVNENRPPCSRESSLTVNVSAPNQPVGMVGLTDSMPAEVGTSEPQQMNSSDNAMQEPQSENVADKSADDGYNWRKYGQKHVKGSENPRSYYKCTHPNCEVKKLLERAVDGLITEVVYKGRHNHPKPQPNRRLAGGAVPLNQGEERYDGAAAADDKSSNALSNLANAVNSPGMVEPVPVSVSDDDIDAGGGRSYPGDDGTEEEDLESKRRKMESAGIDAALMGKPNREPRVVVQTVSEVDILDDGYRWRKYGQKVVKGNPNPRSYYKCTSTGCPVRKHVERASHDPKSVITTYEGKHNHEVPAARNAIHEMSAPPMKNVVHQINSNMPSSIGGMMRACEVRNFSNQYSQAAETDNVSLDLGVGISPNHSDATNQMQSTGPDQMQYQMQPMASMYSNMRHPSMAMPTVQGNSAGRMYGSREDKGSEGFTFRATPMDHSANLCYSGAGNLVMGP from the exons ATGGCCGATTCGCCGAACCCTAGCTCCGGGGACCTCCCCTCGCCCGCCGGGAGCTCGCCCGACAAGCCGTACCCCGCGGATCGACGCGTcgcggcgctcgccggcgcgggCGCGAGGTACAAGGCCATGTCCCCCGCGCGGCTGCCGATCTCGCGCGAGCCCTGCCTCACCATCCCCGCCGGCTTCAGCCCCTCCGCCCTCCTCGACTCCCCCGTGCTCCTCACCAACTTCAAG GTTGAACCTTCACCAACAACTGGTAGTCTGAGCATGGCTGCAATTATGCACAAGAGTGCTCATCCAGACATGCCTTCGCCACGGGATAAGTCCATTCGAGCCCATGAAGATGGGGGTTCTAGGGATTTTGAATTCAAGCCTCATCTGAATTCGTCTTCTCAATCAGTG GCTCCTGCTATGAGTGATCTAAAAAAACACGAGCATTCTATGCAAAATCAGAGTATGAATCCCAGCTCATCATCTAGCAATATGGTGAATGAAAACAGACCTCCCTGTTCACGCGAGTCAAGTCTTACAGTGAATGTAAGTGCTCCGAACCAACCTGTTGGAATGGTTGGTTTGACTGACAGCATGCCTGCTGAAGTTGGTACTTCTGAGCCGCAGCAGATGAATAGTTCTGACAATGCCATGCAAGAGCCGCAGTCTGAAAATGTTGCTGACAAGTCAGCAGATGATGGCTACAACTGGCGCAAATATGGGCAGAAGCATGTCAAGGGAAGTGAAAACCCTAGAAGTTATTACAAGTGCACACATCCTAATTGTGAAGTAAAAAAGCTATTGGAGCGTGCGGTTGATGGTCTGATCACGGAAGTTGTCTATAAGGGGCGCCATAATCATCCTAAGCCCCAGCCTAATAGGAGGTTAGCTGGTGGTGCAGTTCCTTTGAACCAGGGTGAAGAACGATATGATGGTGCGGCAGCTGCTGATG ATAAATCTTCCAATGCTCTTAGCAACCTTGCTAATGCGGTAAATTCGCCTGGCATGGTTGAGCCTGTTCCAGTTTCAGTTAGTGATGATGACATAGATGCTGGAGGTGGAAGATCCTACCCTGGGGATGATGGTACTGAGGAGGAGGATTTAGAGTCAAAACGCAG gaaaATGGAGTCTGCTGGTATTGATGCTGCTCTGATGGGTAAACCTAACCGTGAGCCCCGTGTTGTCGTTCAAACTGTAAGTGAGGTTGACATCTTGGATGATGGGTATCGTTGGCGGAAATATGGACAGAAAGTTGTCAAAGGAAACCCCAATCCACG GAGTTACTACAAATGCACAAGCACAGGATGCCCTGTGAGGAAGCATGTTGAGAGAGCATCGCATGATCCTAAATCAGTGATAACAACGTATGAAGGAAAACATAACCATGAAGTCCCTGCTGCGAGGAATGCAATCCATGAGATGTCCGCGCCTCCCATGAAGAATGTCGTGCATCAGATTAACAGCAATATGCCCAGCAGCATTGGCGGCATGATGCGAGCATGTGAAGTCAGGAACTTCAGCAACCAATATTCTCAAGCCGCTGAAACCGACAATGTCAGTCTTGACCTTGGTGTTGGGATCAGCCCGAACCACAGCGACGCCACAAACCAAATGCAGTCTACAGGTCCTGATCAGATGCAGTATCAAATGCAACCGATGGCTTCGATGTATAGCAACATGAGACATCCATCAATGGCAATGCCAACGGTACAAGGGAACTCTGCTGGCCGCATGTATGGTTCCAGAGAAGATAAAGGTAGCGAAGGGTTTACTTTCAGAGCCACACCGATGGACCATTCAGCTAACCTATGCTATAGCGGTGCTGGGAACTTGGTCATGGGTCCATGA